A DNA window from Haliovirga abyssi contains the following coding sequences:
- a CDS encoding 5'-methylthioadenosine/adenosylhomocysteine nucleosidase, which translates to MIGIIGAMNEEIIELKSNMKLSKEEVAANMSFFVGEINGKEIVLVESGIGKVNSAMCTTILIERFNVDKIIFTGVAGAINNNLEVGDVVISKDLIQHDVDATAFGAKLGEIPRMKTSIFKGDEKLIEIAEKAAKINIKKHSAIIGRILSGDQFVSSSEKIDKLRENFNGDCVEMEGASVAQVCYIYNIPFVIIRAISDKADHSAKVDFKTFVNDAAKNAKNIVLSMLENMES; encoded by the coding sequence ATGATAGGAATAATTGGAGCAATGAATGAAGAAATTATTGAACTAAAATCAAATATGAAACTATCAAAAGAAGAAGTTGCGGCTAATATGAGTTTTTTTGTTGGTGAAATTAATGGAAAAGAGATTGTGCTAGTAGAAAGTGGTATAGGAAAAGTTAATTCTGCAATGTGTACAACTATTTTAATAGAAAGATTTAATGTAGATAAAATTATATTTACTGGAGTAGCAGGAGCTATTAATAATAATTTGGAAGTTGGAGATGTTGTAATATCAAAAGATTTAATACAACATGATGTAGATGCTACTGCTTTTGGAGCAAAATTAGGTGAAATACCTAGAATGAAAACTTCAATATTCAAAGGTGATGAAAAATTAATTGAAATAGCAGAAAAAGCTGCAAAAATAAATATAAAAAAACATTCAGCTATTATAGGGAGAATATTAAGTGGAGACCAATTTGTGAGCTCATCAGAAAAAATAGATAAATTAAGAGAAAATTTTAATGGAGATTGTGTAGAAATGGAAGGAGCTTCAGTTGCACAAGTTTGTTATATTTATAATATACCTTTTGTAATAATAAGAGCCATTTCGGATAAAGCAGATCATTCTGCAAAGGTTGATTTTAAAACATTTGTGAATGATGCAGCTAAAAATGCTAAAAATATAGTATTGTCAATGTTAGAGAATATGGAGAGCTAA